AGATTATCGTAAGATTAGCGAAGAAGGCTATTCTAGTCATATATGGAGATTAATTTATTGTTTAAATTTCTATCTGCAAGTAGTCGCGGTGAGTAATCTTGATTTAATGTAGCACCTGAATGAAGCAGTCATTCTGAAGGAGCCAAGGGATGTTTATTGCTGGAAAGTAACAGAGACTATTACATGCTCACAGAAGAGCAGGTAGGTATGAGCACAACATCATTCCCTCTGAttattttctttttatatttttacTTCTGTATTACCGATGAACAAGCCTGTGCATCCTTTTTCAGCCTGCGGATGGCGGTGGAGCGGGCGGGCAGCAGTTGTCGCCGCAGCAGGCGTGGCCGCAGGTCCTCCTCGGATGCTCCACGATCCAGCAACACTGGCACGC
This window of the Triticum aestivum cultivar Chinese Spring chromosome 5D, IWGSC CS RefSeq v2.1, whole genome shotgun sequence genome carries:
- the LOC123120954 gene encoding uncharacterized protein; translated protein: MRRNTLLALASWLMLLALFITTATASLPCQCCWIVEHPRRTCGHACCGDNCCPPAPPPSAG